A genomic stretch from Sander vitreus isolate 19-12246 chromosome 17, sanVit1, whole genome shotgun sequence includes:
- the LOC144532459 gene encoding uncharacterized protein LOC144532459, with the protein MSLFTLIKKKVHPSGTSGQTADETPTTPPMLESDEAAISSLSAEETPSDIGSDSVSAPSSRNARQGRVLKALCCCCRADAAVDSADTVSAAAGSTLVGSAHTVSADGATASSGATGMNDNVSADDDDEAAVSPASTEASTVPVTARLCDAVSADNSAVTADEPATAPPMPESDEAAVSSPSAGKTPSAMSRNDSM; encoded by the exons ATGTCACTTTTCACTCTGATCAAGAAAAAGGTGCATCCGTCAGGGACCTCAGGTCAAACAG CTGATGAAACGCCAACTACACCGCCCATGCTTGAGTCAGATGAAGCTGCTATCAGCAGTCTCTCTGCCGAAGAAACTCCTTCTGACATCGGCTCTGATAGCGTCTCAGCCCCCAGCTCCAGAAACGCTCGGCAGGGAAGGGTTTTGAAggctctgtgctgctgttgtCGCGCAGACGCTGCAGTGGACTCAGCTGACACAGTTTCAGCCGCCGCGGGCTCAACACTCGTAGGCTCTGCTCACACTGTTTCAGCAGACGGCGCCACTGCTTCTTCAGGTGCGACTGGCATGAACGACAATGTTTCAGCTGATGACGACGATGAAGCTGCAGTCTCCCCTGCCTCCACAGAAGCTTCAACCGTCCCTGTTACCGCTCGCCTGTGTGATGCTGTTTCAGCTGacaacagtgcagttacagCTGATGAACCGGCAACGGCACCGCCCATGCCTGAGTCAGATGAAGCTGCAGTCAGTAGTCCCTCAGCTGGCAAGACTCCTTCTGCAATGTCGAGGAATGATTCCATGTAA